In Mycobacterium sp. JS623, one genomic interval encodes:
- a CDS encoding DUF2505 domain-containing protein, with amino-acid sequence MPHTFEVSFELPASVQRVHSTLADEKYWLARLAAFGGGTTLESFRVDPDGAITVSTKQDLRHGAMPGLIAKVYPGDLTVLRYESWRPIGDLVRGSISVTAPGALGSGRGDALLTPTQNGTLLKFTATAVFKIPLVGGTIEGYVARQFADGIAEVQRFTTEWLEDTPRARARHRRNT; translated from the coding sequence ATGCCCCATACGTTCGAGGTGTCGTTCGAGTTGCCCGCCAGCGTGCAACGTGTCCACTCGACGCTGGCCGATGAAAAGTATTGGCTGGCAAGGCTGGCAGCCTTCGGCGGCGGCACAACGCTGGAGTCCTTCCGCGTGGATCCCGACGGTGCGATCACCGTATCCACCAAGCAAGACCTACGCCATGGCGCGATGCCTGGATTGATTGCGAAAGTTTATCCAGGTGACCTCACCGTGCTGAGATATGAGTCTTGGAGGCCGATCGGCGACCTGGTGCGGGGATCGATCAGCGTCACCGCGCCCGGCGCGCTGGGGTCGGGCCGCGGCGACGCGTTACTGACTCCGACGCAGAACGGCACACTTTTGAAATTCACTGCGACGGCGGTGTTCAAGATTCCGTTAGTCGGCGGAACCATCGAAGGTTACGTCGCACGCCAGTTCGCGGACGGGATCGCTGAAGTCCAACGCTTCACCACCGAGTGGTTGGAGGACACACCTCGGGCACGGGCACGGCATAGGAGAAACACATGA
- a CDS encoding ABC transporter permease, with protein MTITSDLQSAARPTTSTAQQWWVLSVRLIRPTVRDGELLTQFTNSIFFTAGFYIPLKNLMGAFDEGMSSYAQYLTPLIVLQAVSFAAISAAFRSANDSVQGINRRFKAMPIGALTPLASRMSVSMYRCVIALAISLICGHVIGFRFHGGAVYTVSFCLLVLLIGAVLSFLGDLIGAASENPEATAPLLLVPQVIFGLLSAGIQPVERFPEWIQPFVRNQPVSQFIYALRPLAGDSTAAAGEVTWWVLGSALAWVIGLMVILILMHRRVSMRRR; from the coding sequence GTGACTATCACCTCAGACCTCCAGTCGGCGGCCCGACCGACGACTTCCACCGCTCAGCAGTGGTGGGTGTTGTCGGTTCGGCTGATCAGGCCGACAGTGCGAGACGGGGAGTTGCTCACTCAATTCACCAATTCCATCTTCTTCACGGCCGGCTTCTACATCCCGCTCAAGAACCTCATGGGCGCCTTTGACGAGGGGATGAGTAGCTATGCGCAGTACCTGACGCCGTTGATCGTGCTGCAGGCGGTGTCGTTCGCCGCCATATCGGCGGCTTTCCGGTCGGCGAACGACTCGGTGCAGGGGATAAACCGCCGGTTCAAGGCGATGCCGATCGGCGCGCTGACGCCGCTGGCGTCACGTATGTCAGTCAGCATGTACCGCTGCGTCATCGCATTGGCCATATCGCTGATCTGCGGCCACGTAATCGGCTTCCGGTTCCACGGCGGCGCCGTATACACCGTGTCCTTCTGCCTTTTGGTCTTGCTGATCGGGGCGGTGCTGTCGTTCCTCGGCGACCTGATCGGCGCTGCGAGTGAGAATCCGGAGGCCACCGCGCCCTTGTTGCTTGTGCCGCAAGTGATCTTCGGGCTTCTCTCGGCTGGGATTCAACCGGTGGAACGGTTTCCGGAATGGATACAGCCTTTCGTCAGGAATCAACCGGTATCCCAGTTCATCTACGCTCTGAGGCCGCTGGCCGGCGATAGCACGGCCGCGGCGGGCGAGGTGACGTGGTGGGTGCTCGGCTCAGCGCTGGCTTGGGTGATCGGATTGATGGTGATCCTGATCCTCATGCATCGCCGGGTTTCCATGAGGCGGCGATGA
- a CDS encoding alpha/beta hydrolase, giving the protein MRLRDTATQPERTLLEVVGKGSVSTSHPAPLLFVHGAWHAAWCWNEHFLDFFSSKGYHAVALSLRGHGSSSAPRPLRACSIADFVNDVSCVADSLPSRPVVIGHSMGGLIVQKYLESHEAPAAVLMASMPPNGYLGSAVRWMKRHPWHFAKMIITGKSLSCVNTPELARERFFCAHTPDAHVLAYAARLQEASARAGVDGLFVLPRPKRVTTKLLVLGAGDDGAVTRREVLATARAYRSRAEFFPHMGHDMMLEPGWAAVANRIHGWLETQAL; this is encoded by the coding sequence ATGCGATTGCGTGACACCGCCACCCAACCCGAACGCACCTTGCTCGAAGTAGTCGGCAAGGGGAGTGTGAGCACATCCCACCCTGCGCCCTTGCTCTTCGTTCACGGGGCCTGGCATGCCGCGTGGTGCTGGAATGAGCACTTCCTCGACTTCTTCTCCAGCAAGGGTTATCACGCTGTGGCTCTGAGCCTTCGCGGCCACGGAAGCAGCTCGGCCCCGAGGCCTCTGCGTGCTTGTTCGATCGCAGACTTCGTCAACGACGTCAGCTGCGTTGCAGACAGCCTGCCAAGTAGGCCGGTGGTGATCGGCCATTCCATGGGCGGCCTCATCGTGCAGAAGTATTTGGAGTCACACGAGGCTCCCGCGGCTGTTCTGATGGCGTCGATGCCTCCCAACGGGTACCTCGGATCAGCCGTCCGCTGGATGAAAAGGCACCCATGGCATTTCGCGAAGATGATAATCACCGGGAAGTCGCTGTCCTGTGTCAACACCCCGGAATTGGCCCGCGAGAGATTCTTCTGTGCGCACACACCGGACGCACATGTCCTCGCGTATGCCGCGCGACTCCAAGAAGCCAGCGCGCGCGCCGGCGTCGACGGCCTGTTCGTTCTCCCGCGGCCCAAACGCGTGACCACGAAGCTGTTGGTCTTAGGGGCCGGCGACGATGGCGCAGTCACACGCAGAGAAGTTCTCGCAACGGCGCGCGCATATCGCAGTCGAGCAGAGTTCTTCCCCCACATGGGACATGACATGATGCTCGAACCGGGATGGGCCGCCGTTGCCAACAGGATCCACGGGTGGCTGGAAACTCAAGCCCTATGA
- a CDS encoding phthiocerol/phthiodiolone dimycocerosyl transferase family protein, whose product MMFSTSVIRKLAPSEEWYAQSMTFGAITLALSGQLDGEAMSAAFDALLDCHPVLAGHLEKDADGRHQIVADDFLHPGILVIDDDSRNAPAISLNPAVALINLMVKHTGGRSELTLYVHHSIADGHHAAGLLFELLSRYTDVVCGGGTTASISVQPAPESLETVLEQRGIRKIARSGLERFMPAMFAYELPPPRRAAPAIDPEKPVAAPAARGRLSQHETTALMEFARAHRLFLNPLVSAAILLAEWRLRGTPAIPVPYVYVVDLRMLLKPQVSAMGATNPLGMATYLAAVRPDTTLVGLARDVAAQFAADMSDGVVQQSMLHFKPQYDEGQRGLPDVVSSTNLGRTPGLRTPPDVHVEDWRTDIYRASSVVDMYSVGIFGEQLAVEHHTYAPEPQKSVDSVLQILRAAALDYQRSRTA is encoded by the coding sequence ATGATGTTCTCAACGTCGGTAATCCGAAAACTTGCGCCGAGCGAAGAATGGTACGCGCAAAGTATGACGTTCGGTGCGATCACGCTAGCGCTCAGTGGTCAACTCGATGGTGAGGCAATGTCGGCGGCTTTCGACGCGCTCCTCGATTGTCATCCGGTACTCGCCGGTCACCTCGAGAAGGACGCTGATGGCCGGCATCAGATCGTCGCTGATGACTTCCTGCATCCCGGCATATTGGTAATCGACGACGACAGCAGGAACGCGCCGGCCATCTCGCTCAACCCCGCTGTGGCGCTGATCAATCTGATGGTGAAGCACACCGGAGGACGGAGCGAATTGACGCTCTATGTCCACCACAGCATCGCCGACGGTCATCACGCGGCTGGTCTGCTGTTCGAGCTCTTGTCGCGCTACACGGATGTGGTATGCGGCGGCGGGACCACCGCGTCGATAAGCGTGCAGCCCGCCCCCGAATCGCTGGAGACCGTGCTGGAACAGAGAGGCATTCGCAAGATCGCACGGTCGGGTCTCGAGCGATTCATGCCGGCGATGTTCGCCTACGAATTACCCCCTCCGCGCCGCGCGGCACCGGCCATCGACCCGGAGAAACCGGTGGCGGCCCCCGCCGCGCGCGGGCGGTTGAGCCAGCACGAGACGACTGCGCTGATGGAGTTCGCGCGGGCCCATCGGTTGTTCCTCAACCCGCTGGTCTCGGCCGCGATCCTGTTGGCCGAGTGGCGATTACGCGGAACGCCTGCCATACCGGTGCCCTACGTCTACGTCGTGGATCTGCGAATGCTGCTCAAACCCCAGGTGTCCGCGATGGGCGCAACCAACCCGTTGGGAATGGCCACCTATCTCGCGGCGGTCCGGCCGGACACGACGCTCGTCGGCCTCGCGCGCGACGTCGCGGCCCAGTTTGCGGCCGACATGTCCGACGGTGTGGTGCAGCAATCGATGCTTCACTTCAAACCGCAGTACGACGAAGGTCAGCGTGGGCTGCCCGATGTCGTGTCGTCCACGAACCTCGGCCGGACACCGGGCCTACGCACACCTCCTGATGTGCACGTGGAGGATTGGCGAACGGACATCTATCGCGCGTCGTCAGTCGTCGACATGTATTCGGTCGGAATCTTCGGCGAGCAGCTGGCTGTCGAGCATCACACCTACGCGCCTGAGCCGCAAAAATCCGTTGATTCTGTGCTTCAGATCCTGCGTGCTGCCGCGCTGGACTATCAGCGGTCGAGAACGGCTTGA
- a CDS encoding flavin-containing monooxygenase: MTTPQFDAAIVGAGFGGIGAAIQLNRLGYTNIVILEREDDLGGTWYVNRYPGLTVDVPSTTYSYWFEPNPYWSRLYAPGSELKRYADHVADKYHVRRFMRFDTVVDGARWNDADELWQVEINGGQTLTARFLIAATGFLCQPRNPDIPGIDTFTGRIIHTAKWDETYQFTGKRVAIIGTGSTAVQVVPELAKRASELIVYQRTPTWVMPKIDVVFLPAVQRLFARVPLAQRIVKWCTDTSMEFMMVLTMWKFRYFKKVNVIAGQIATLLRFVTVRDRQLRDKLNPDYDFGCKRPTMSNTYYHTFTKPHVHLETAGIAAIEPDGIVNISGTKKVIDTLVLATGFDVWDANLPAIEVIGRHGRNLGKWWRENTFQAYQGVAVPGFPNFLTLAGPYAWVGLSWFNTVEYEMRHMNRLFSEVQRRGGRTFEVTEQANTRFHDRMTRLLESSVFRLGNCATSRSYWFSPTGEAPLFRPTSVRSAVAEQDRFPLSDYAIA, encoded by the coding sequence ATGACGACTCCTCAGTTCGACGCGGCAATAGTGGGAGCCGGTTTCGGTGGAATCGGAGCGGCGATCCAACTCAACCGGTTGGGCTATACCAACATCGTGATCCTCGAGCGCGAGGACGATTTGGGTGGCACTTGGTATGTCAACCGGTACCCCGGCCTCACCGTAGACGTCCCCTCGACCACCTACTCCTACTGGTTTGAGCCGAACCCGTATTGGTCTCGGCTCTATGCGCCGGGATCAGAACTGAAGCGCTACGCCGATCACGTGGCCGACAAGTACCACGTACGCCGGTTTATGCGGTTCGACACCGTGGTGGACGGCGCGCGGTGGAACGATGCGGACGAACTCTGGCAGGTGGAGATCAACGGCGGTCAAACATTGACCGCCCGCTTCTTGATCGCTGCAACAGGATTTCTCTGCCAGCCCCGCAATCCGGACATTCCGGGTATCGATACGTTCACCGGCCGGATCATCCACACAGCCAAATGGGATGAAACATATCAATTTACGGGGAAGCGGGTGGCAATCATCGGAACGGGTTCCACCGCCGTGCAGGTCGTCCCTGAGTTGGCGAAACGAGCTTCGGAGCTGATTGTCTATCAGCGCACTCCGACATGGGTGATGCCGAAGATCGACGTCGTCTTTCTGCCCGCTGTGCAACGACTCTTTGCCCGGGTACCGCTTGCCCAGCGCATCGTGAAGTGGTGCACCGACACGTCTATGGAATTCATGATGGTGCTCACTATGTGGAAATTCCGCTACTTCAAGAAGGTCAACGTCATCGCCGGCCAGATCGCGACGCTCCTTCGGTTTGTCACGGTCCGCGACAGGCAGTTACGCGACAAGCTCAATCCAGACTATGACTTCGGTTGCAAGCGACCAACTATGTCGAACACTTACTACCACACGTTCACCAAGCCGCATGTGCACTTGGAAACCGCGGGTATCGCGGCCATCGAGCCAGACGGCATCGTGAATATCAGTGGTACGAAAAAGGTCATCGACACGCTGGTTCTTGCAACGGGTTTCGACGTCTGGGACGCCAACCTGCCGGCAATTGAGGTGATCGGACGCCATGGACGCAATCTCGGGAAGTGGTGGCGCGAAAACACGTTCCAGGCTTACCAGGGCGTCGCGGTGCCAGGCTTCCCGAACTTCTTGACGCTAGCTGGCCCCTACGCATGGGTGGGGCTGTCGTGGTTCAACACAGTGGAATATGAGATGAGACACATGAACCGTCTGTTCAGTGAAGTGCAGAGGCGGGGAGGCCGCACCTTCGAAGTCACCGAACAGGCGAACACTCGATTCCATGATCGGATGACCCGACTCCTCGAAAGCTCGGTCTTTCGCCTCGGCAACTGTGCGACATCACGGTCCTACTGGTTCAGCCCTACGGGGGAAGCACCGCTCTTTCGGCCGACCTCGGTACGTAGTGCCGTGGCAGAACAGGATCGATTCCCGTTAAGTGACTATGCGATTGCGTGA
- a CDS encoding flavodoxin family protein, which produces MSSELDQQLAGGSEVAGDRGSPARSPQVLLVYYTYTGQSQKVLNSAGSAFADRGCEVHEARIEFTDPRFAQRFSRFPMRHVWPDMLSVLPAQMRGTTAEIRTPEEVNKRDYDLVCIGSPTWWRTTNMPMRSFLQTDEAGMLLSGKPFAVFVVCRRYWRENLETVRQLGEQQGGRYVDGIHFEYPGGQLRSMLSLTSYLGSGEYRDRYMGVRIPRTNVQPEQLEETRSFANALADRLFVKK; this is translated from the coding sequence ATGTCATCGGAACTTGATCAACAGCTCGCCGGGGGGAGCGAAGTGGCCGGCGATCGTGGATCCCCGGCGCGGTCTCCGCAAGTATTGCTGGTCTACTACACGTACACCGGGCAATCACAAAAGGTACTCAACAGTGCGGGAAGCGCGTTCGCTGACCGCGGGTGTGAGGTACACGAAGCTCGGATTGAGTTTACTGATCCACGTTTCGCACAACGGTTTTCGCGTTTCCCGATGCGGCACGTGTGGCCCGATATGCTGAGCGTGCTGCCTGCGCAGATGCGCGGTACAACCGCGGAGATCCGAACACCCGAAGAGGTTAACAAACGAGACTACGACCTCGTATGTATCGGATCACCGACCTGGTGGCGGACCACAAACATGCCAATGCGCTCTTTCTTGCAGACCGACGAAGCAGGAATGCTGCTCTCCGGCAAGCCGTTTGCGGTGTTCGTGGTGTGCCGGCGGTACTGGCGCGAGAACCTGGAGACCGTCCGGCAGCTGGGAGAGCAGCAGGGTGGCCGCTACGTTGACGGAATTCATTTCGAATACCCGGGCGGACAGCTCCGTTCAATGCTTTCGTTGACCAGCTATCTGGGATCGGGTGAGTACCGCGACAGATACATGGGTGTTCGCATTCCCAGGACAAATGTCCAGCCGGAGCAGCTGGAGGAGACCCGCTCGTTCGCCAATGCGCTCGCGGACCGCTTGTTCGTCAAAAAATAG
- a CDS encoding ABC transporter permease, whose product MRRFRENSPRSLVQHTWLLTSRILRRWSRDAATVIESLVMPLALLVTLNIVLGDGISQVTGHSALYGTAPLAAMVGAMTGAMVTGISLMSERTEGLLSRLWVLPVHRAAGLLSRLAADAVRIVVTTGVVLCVALLLGLRFRQGFSGYVAWLVIPAALGVAFSVFVITLALYAANAVMIELTEGIWAVLMFFSTGFVPRDQFPRWIQPAVEHQPVSCAIEAMRGASLGGPVLAPTVEMLLWAAGIAAACAVPMAVGYRRASTRE is encoded by the coding sequence ATGCGACGGTTTCGCGAGAATTCACCGCGTTCCCTCGTGCAGCACACCTGGCTGCTTACCAGTCGAATACTCCGCAGGTGGAGCCGCGATGCGGCGACGGTAATCGAGTCGTTAGTGATGCCTCTTGCCCTGCTCGTGACCTTGAACATCGTTCTGGGCGATGGTATTTCACAGGTCACCGGGCACAGCGCCCTTTACGGCACCGCTCCGCTGGCGGCGATGGTCGGTGCCATGACCGGAGCGATGGTCACGGGAATCAGTCTGATGAGTGAACGCACAGAGGGCCTGCTGTCCCGCCTCTGGGTGTTACCCGTGCACCGGGCAGCGGGCCTGTTGTCGAGACTGGCGGCCGATGCGGTCAGGATCGTGGTGACCACCGGGGTCGTCCTTTGCGTTGCGCTGCTGCTGGGGTTGCGCTTTCGTCAGGGGTTCTCGGGATATGTTGCATGGCTTGTCATCCCGGCTGCATTGGGGGTGGCATTCTCGGTCTTCGTCATCACGCTAGCGTTGTACGCGGCCAACGCGGTGATGATCGAACTCACGGAGGGCATTTGGGCAGTGCTGATGTTTTTCAGTACCGGTTTCGTGCCACGCGACCAGTTCCCCCGGTGGATACAGCCGGCCGTCGAACACCAACCCGTCAGTTGCGCCATCGAGGCGATGCGCGGAGCGTCACTCGGTGGTCCGGTACTGGCGCCGACCGTGGAAATGCTGCTGTGGGCGGCAGGCATCGCAGCCGCCTGCGCGGTACCGATGGCGGTCGGATACCGACGAGCGAGCACACGCGAATGA
- a CDS encoding SDR family NAD(P)-dependent oxidoreductase codes for MNAKPIALVTGATGGIGNATCRRLQRSGYQVFATGRNLEALADLKSHGLQVRPLDVTDEGAVCRLVEEIDTEHGGVDVLVNNAGLGFASPLEQAALSDLRSVLETNVVAVLHLSQAVLPGMRARRAGTIVNIGSTGGRFTTPCAGAYHISKYGIEALSLALRAEVKQFGVRVVLIEPTGVRTKFADAQLTATRLSDVNDPYGEFKRRYAELTGSMAQMPVVSIKPDTVARAVARAVDAKHPKPRYIVGLSGKASVLVRNLVSDRMWDRLLQGPLGL; via the coding sequence ATGAACGCCAAGCCGATTGCTCTGGTGACCGGGGCGACTGGTGGCATCGGTAATGCCACCTGTCGCCGACTTCAACGCAGCGGGTATCAGGTCTTCGCAACGGGTCGAAATCTCGAGGCTCTCGCTGACCTCAAGTCACATGGGTTGCAGGTGCGTCCCCTCGATGTCACCGATGAAGGCGCCGTCTGCCGACTTGTCGAAGAAATCGATACCGAGCACGGCGGTGTTGATGTTTTGGTCAACAACGCCGGGCTCGGGTTCGCGAGCCCACTCGAGCAGGCCGCGTTGAGCGATCTGCGGAGCGTATTAGAGACGAATGTGGTTGCCGTGCTGCACCTCTCGCAGGCGGTCTTGCCCGGCATGCGCGCCCGGCGAGCGGGAACGATAGTCAACATCGGTAGTACCGGCGGAAGATTTACGACTCCTTGTGCGGGGGCGTACCACATCAGCAAATACGGCATCGAGGCGCTTTCACTTGCCTTACGGGCCGAAGTGAAGCAGTTCGGTGTTCGGGTGGTACTGATCGAGCCGACCGGCGTGCGAACGAAATTCGCCGACGCTCAGCTGACCGCTACTCGCTTGAGTGACGTTAACGATCCGTATGGCGAGTTCAAACGGCGTTACGCGGAGCTCACCGGCTCGATGGCCCAGATGCCCGTGGTGTCGATCAAGCCCGATACGGTGGCGCGCGCTGTGGCGCGTGCGGTCGACGCCAAACACCCAAAGCCCCGCTATATCGTCGGCCTGTCCGGAAAGGCCTCCGTACTGGTGCGAAATCTTGTAAGTGACCGGATGTGGGATCGACTACTGCAAGGACCTTTGGGCCTATAA
- a CDS encoding phthiotriol/phenolphthiotriol dimycocerosates methyltransferase, protein MAATARTDAINRIGTTPLYKKFLGKYWYPFVTRRLKPEDVLFLNLGYEEDPPMGLPLGASDEPNRFWIQLYHRTATQVDISGTRVLEVSCGHGGGASYLVRSLQPASYTALDFNPDGIAYCRKRHDLPGLEFVHGDAEALPFPDDSYDVVINVEASHAYPRFSRFLAEVARVLRPGGQFLYADLRVREEFHAWEAAIFDAPLLMLAEREINAEVLRGMERNEQRSLDLIGRCLPSVLRPFGRLFAGVPGSRMYRDMQRGKISYRMYHFVKE, encoded by the coding sequence ATGGCTGCAACCGCCCGTACGGACGCGATCAACCGCATCGGCACCACACCGCTTTACAAGAAGTTCTTGGGCAAGTACTGGTACCCCTTCGTGACCCGCCGACTGAAGCCCGAGGACGTGCTCTTTTTGAATCTGGGCTACGAAGAGGATCCGCCCATGGGTTTGCCTCTAGGAGCGTCAGATGAACCGAACCGCTTCTGGATTCAGCTCTATCACCGCACGGCGACTCAGGTCGACATCAGCGGCACGCGGGTACTGGAGGTCAGCTGTGGCCACGGGGGTGGAGCGTCGTATCTGGTGCGCAGCTTGCAACCGGCCTCGTATACGGCGCTGGACTTCAACCCGGATGGCATCGCATATTGCCGGAAGAGGCACGACTTGCCCGGACTCGAATTTGTCCATGGCGACGCCGAAGCGTTGCCGTTCCCGGACGACTCGTACGACGTGGTGATCAACGTCGAAGCTTCGCACGCATATCCGCGGTTTTCCCGCTTCCTCGCCGAGGTAGCCCGCGTGCTGCGGCCGGGAGGGCAGTTCCTCTATGCCGATCTGCGCGTCCGCGAGGAGTTTCACGCGTGGGAGGCGGCAATTTTCGACGCCCCGTTGCTGATGCTTGCGGAAAGAGAGATCAATGCCGAAGTGCTGCGCGGAATGGAACGGAACGAGCAGCGGTCTTTGGACCTGATCGGCCGCTGCCTGCCGTCGGTGTTGCGGCCGTTCGGCCGACTGTTCGCCGGTGTACCAGGTTCGAGAATGTATCGCGACATGCAGCGCGGGAAGATCTCGTATCGCATGTATCACTTCGTCAAGGAATGA
- a CDS encoding nitroreductase family protein, with product MTETVKYTPVAGGAPGAVPTTAEALARLDMPLLETMMTQRALRRVLPDPVDDAVVLKCIELALRAPTGANGQNWEFIVVKDRRVKEKLARRYRRAWLVYYGMVLRRVAARDESMAKIARAVQWQVDHFAEVPVLVVACLHLSLREGRVPFALMPHAALSGYWGSIYPSVQNLLLAARAMGLGASLITLPLWRQGPARRILKLPLSVTPCCIVPLGWPRGNYGPTSRRPVQQVTHLDAYGNRAWEDS from the coding sequence ATGACCGAAACCGTGAAGTACACGCCGGTTGCGGGCGGTGCACCCGGGGCCGTCCCGACTACTGCCGAGGCACTGGCCCGGCTGGATATGCCGCTCCTGGAAACGATGATGACTCAGCGGGCACTACGACGTGTGCTGCCCGATCCTGTCGACGATGCCGTGGTGCTGAAGTGCATCGAGTTGGCGCTGCGCGCCCCGACCGGTGCGAACGGACAGAATTGGGAATTCATCGTCGTGAAGGACCGTCGGGTAAAAGAAAAGCTGGCGAGGCGTTACCGGCGGGCCTGGCTGGTGTATTACGGCATGGTCCTGCGCCGGGTCGCGGCCCGCGACGAGTCGATGGCGAAGATCGCGCGGGCCGTGCAGTGGCAAGTCGACCATTTCGCCGAGGTCCCGGTGCTCGTAGTCGCCTGCCTGCACCTCAGCCTCCGTGAGGGACGTGTGCCGTTCGCGCTCATGCCCCATGCGGCACTGTCGGGATACTGGGGTTCGATCTATCCCAGCGTGCAGAACCTCCTGCTCGCCGCTCGGGCCATGGGGTTAGGTGCCTCGCTGATCACCCTACCGCTGTGGCGCCAAGGACCGGCCCGCAGAATCCTCAAACTGCCGCTGTCCGTTACTCCTTGCTGCATCGTGCCCCTTGGGTGGCCACGCGGCAATTACGGGCCGACAAGCCGCAGACCGGTGCAACAGGTGACACACCTCGATGCGTACGGCAACCGCGCTTGGGAGGACTCATGA
- a CDS encoding class I SAM-dependent methyltransferase, with product MTDKVSVDLSGAAQTMLTTLYLKALDAGFDRPVLGDSYAKEAISRIDYDWREIGITGRWAPLVTVRSAQYDIWASQFIAVHQGVTVVHLGCGLDSRVFRLDPGPDVEWYDVDYPAVIALREKIYQSRPRYHLIAASATDPSWLSGIPSHRPVLLLAEGISMYLTERDGVALLRRIVDHFSCGEMQIDFYNSFGIRTQKAHTLVRRSGSTLYWAVNSPQDILARVPGVRLLIAVPFFEAGTFNRASAAFRFAKWVVRAVPPLYRTLQYHRYAFGNVEPQHDQAVLDR from the coding sequence GTGACTGACAAGGTTTCCGTTGATCTCAGCGGGGCAGCTCAAACCATGCTCACGACGCTGTACCTCAAGGCGCTGGACGCTGGATTTGATCGCCCCGTTCTGGGTGACTCGTACGCGAAGGAGGCAATCAGCCGCATTGATTACGACTGGCGAGAGATCGGAATCACCGGTCGGTGGGCGCCTCTGGTCACCGTCCGCTCTGCGCAGTACGACATCTGGGCGTCCCAGTTCATCGCAGTTCACCAGGGCGTCACCGTTGTGCATCTCGGTTGCGGCCTGGACAGCAGGGTCTTTCGGCTGGATCCCGGTCCTGATGTCGAGTGGTATGACGTCGACTATCCGGCGGTCATCGCGTTGCGCGAGAAGATCTACCAATCGCGGCCCCGGTATCACCTGATCGCCGCCTCTGCCACCGATCCGTCCTGGCTCAGCGGAATTCCTTCGCACCGCCCGGTGCTTCTGCTCGCGGAAGGCATAAGCATGTACTTGACGGAGCGCGATGGTGTCGCGCTCCTGCGACGCATTGTCGACCACTTTTCGTGCGGGGAAATGCAAATCGACTTCTACAACAGCTTCGGGATCAGGACTCAGAAGGCGCACACGTTGGTGCGCCGGTCCGGTTCGACGCTGTACTGGGCGGTGAACTCGCCGCAGGACATCCTGGCGCGTGTTCCCGGTGTCCGATTGCTGATAGCGGTCCCGTTCTTCGAAGCAGGTACGTTCAACCGGGCATCGGCTGCATTCCGGTTCGCCAAGTGGGTGGTGCGCGCGGTACCGCCTCTGTACAGGACGCTGCAATACCATCGCTATGCGTTCGGAAACGTTGAGCCACAGCATGATCAAGCCGTTCTCGACCGCTGA